The DNA region CTCGCGCGGATCCTCGCCGGGAGCGCCTGGTGGAAGGTCCGCAGCGGTGCTCGCCAGATCCAGGAATCGCTCCGTCCCGACCGCCTCGGCGCTTCGAAAGCGGAGGTCGATTTCGGGCCGGAGCCGGCGCAGGTCCCCGATGAAGCGGCCGAGATAGCCGAGGAGAGCGTGCTTGTGGCCCAGGAACTCGTCCGAGTCGAGCCGCTCCACCGTTGCCTGCCGGTCGAGCTCTGAGAGGAAGAGGTCCGCCTCGGCAGTGAGCGACTCGAAGCCGGCGCGGAGCCGGTGGAGGGCGCGGACGATCGCCGCTGCGTCCCCCGCCTCTACGCCGGTAGCGAGCGCCTCCAAGGCGTCCCGAACCTCGGTGAGCATCGCCGTCTGGAGCGAGCCCGAGCGTCCAACGGTCTCTTCGACCTCGACGACGGCGCGGTGCGCCGCCTCGCCGGCCGGCGTTAGGCGGTAGAGAAAGCGGCGGCGGTAGAAGTCCTCGACGCGCGCGACCGCGCCGGTGTCGTGGGAGCGCTGGAGGTTGCCCCAGGCCACGAGCTGCTCGAGGTGCGCGTCGAGGTGACGCTCGCGGTCCGCGTCGGCTGGACGCTCGAAGAAGAGCGCGAGGCGAGCGATCCCGTCGCGCACGTCCGCGGGGCGGAGCTCGATTTGATAGTGCTCGCGGGCCCGCGCGAACACCTCGATGATCGCGCGGTAGTTCGGCGCATTCTCAGCCGCGGCGACGTAGCGGAACACCGAGACGGCGTCGAGGAGCCGCGGCTCGCGTGATAGCGGATCGCTGGGAATGCTTCCGATGGGCACGTCTCCCCCGCTGTGAAGAGGGGACCTTAGATCGGGGGGGCGGACACCGATATCGTTTCTCTTCGCTACTGGGCTGCCTTGTGCGTTCGTGTACATCGCGAACGGGAACCAAGGCGAGGTACACTGTTCGCGAACAGGCACGTTACGTCAAGGCGCGCGGGAGGGAGACGGAATGGAAGCGGAGCGGGCGGAAAGATGGAAGCGACTGCTGAGAACGACCCGCTTGTTTCACGATCCGCTCCAGCCAGTCACCGAGGGCCGGTCCGACTTCGAACGCGACCACGACCGAGTGGTGTTCTCTAGCGCATTCAGGCGACTGAAGGACAAGACGCAAGTATTCCCGTTGTCGCCTTCTGACTACACGCGAACCAGGCTCACGCATAGCCTGGAAGCGTCGTGCGTTGGACGCTCCCTCGGACAGGAGGCGCTCCTCGCGCTTCGGCGTGCCGGGCGCCTCGCGGACTCAGAGTCCCCGGGAATCGCGACACTCGTCGCGACGGCTTGCCTCGCACATGACATCGGAAACCCTCCATTCGGCCACTCAGGTGAGGACGCCATCTGCACGTGGGCGATCTCCCACCGCGACGTACTGAGGCTCCCGGCCCCGGAACAAACCGACCTCGAGCAGTTCGAGGGTAACGCTCAGGGGTTCCGCATCATGTCGCGTCTGACGAATCGGCTACGGCGCGGCGGGATCCAGCCCACCCTCGCCTTGCTCGGCGCGATGACGAAGTACCCGCGATCGTCTACTCCGTCCCGCCCCCCCACCGATGGCCGCGCATCAGAGAAGAAGTACGGCTTCTTTCAGGACGATCAGGAAGCGGCGCTGCACTCATTCAGCGAACTCGGAATGGTCGAGCGCGTGCCGGGAATGTTCGTGCGCCACCCTCTCGCGTTTCTCACCGAGGCTGCGGACGACATCTGCTACGTCGTCATGGACCTAGAGGACGCGTTCAAGCTGAAGCTGGTCTCGTTCGACACGGCCAGCGACTGGCTGAAACGTCTCACGGCGGACCCGAAACCGTCCAAGGGTGAGTTCCGCGCCAGCTCAGAGCTGTCTCGTCTTCGAGCCAGCGCCGTCCATTCGATGACGATGGCATGCGCCAAGGTGTTCGAAGACAACCTCGATGGAATTGAGGACGGCACGTTCGACACTCCGCTCATCGCCGCCACGGCGTTCGCGAACGACTACAAGGCGCTCAAGCGGTTCGAGCAGGAGCACGTGTACACGGACGAGCGGGCACTGCAGATCGAGTACGCGGGATATGAGACGCTCGCCGGACTGCTGACGGCGTTTTGCGACGCAGCGCTGTCAGACAAGGCGACGCGCAGTCAGGAGAAGCTGCTGCGACTCCTTCCGGAGGACTCATTCGACCGGCCGGACGTGGCTAAGAACGATCGGGCTTCGCTGACGAGGTACCAGCGCGTGCTCGCGATGACGGACTTCGTCTCGGGGATGACGGATTCGTACGCGGTCGAGCTGTACCAGAAGCTTTCCGGCATCAAGCTGCCGGCGTGAGCGGTGTCATGCTCAACTAGCGCTCGGCGCGATGGCCATCATGGCTCCCCCTCGGCCACCACGAAGACCTCGGCCCACGCCCTGATTTCCAGCTGCGAGCGCTTCTCTTCCCACACACCGTCGAGCACGCGAAGGACCTGTCCCACTTCGTGGCGAGGAAGCAGCTTCGCGACTGCGGCCTCGTACACGACCGCAACTTCGGCACCAGTTCGCGACCGCGCGAGGAAGCCGTGCTCACCTGCGCCAGCGGTCACTACAAGCTCAGAATCGCCACGTCCATCAGCGAGGGCCGCCCGCTCTCCAACGGACCACCCAGGGGCGCAGCGCGCCCGAACAGGACACCACTGACAGGCGGCGCCCGGCTTCGCGTCAGCTGGGCGTCCGAGTAGCACATCGGTGAGCTGCGACACGGATGAGTAACGTCCACTGAAGTGGTGTACGGGCCGCCGGCCAAGAAGTAGAGGTCGGTGACCAGCGCGTCATCCTTGCGGAAACCGTCGCCAAACGGGATTCCGACAACAAGAGAGACGATGGCCGCCACGGCCAGCATCGACGCTATCGAATGGCTTGGCAAGCAGGTGGAGGCAGCGCCTGACGGGCTGCGGAAGATGCTCACCGAGATGGTGAACATCCTGATGAATGTTGGCGCTCGCCGCGCGGACTGTTACCCATGTCTCCGGTCTGACCGTTACCCATGTTGCCGGTTTGGACCCGGGCTGAATCGAACTTGCTTGTATTGCCGTTCCTGTTGCGCTCACGGCTCAGCGCATCGTCAAGGGTGTGCTTGCTAGTATTCGCGAAGCACGCTCGACCCGCGGAAGCCTGGCCAACATGGCGCAGACTGCGCTCGACCGATGCACCCGCAAATCGTTGAGGAGCACGGAATTGGACAAGGTGCCGTGCGTGCGCAGGCGATCCCACGCGAGATTGAACATCCAGGCCGGGATGGGCTCGGCGCCGCCCGTGCGGCCGCGAGACCGCTCCGTCTCGACGTGGACCTCGACCGGCGTGAGCTCCACGACTCGGTTCTTGCAAGGTCGCGGTCCGAGCGTCATGAACACGGGAGACCGCTGCACCTCGGCGCGCAGCGCCCGGTAGAGATCCGGCTCGAAGGGCTCCTCGACGCGCTCAGCGGCCTGCGGTGTCCACCGCTCGACGCGGTCGTCCGACCACAGCGCCTCCGCCCAGTCCCATGCTCGCGCGAGCGGCACGTCCTCACGCACACCATGCATCGCGACGGCGGCCTCGAGGTTCGTGGCGAGTCCCCCGGTCAGGTTCGCGGAGCCCACGACAGCCCGTGCGACGACGCGGCTCGAACCGAGGTACAGCTTGGGGTGGAAAGTCCGGCCGCCTGGATTCAGCACGCGAACATCGAGTCCAAGACCGGCCGCCATCGACAGCGCAGACGGAGTCGTCGTCTGAAACGTCGTCGTCACGAGGAGCCGCGAGCGCGCATTGCGGGCCCGCAGCGCCTCGAGCTCGTTCTGGAGCAGATGAAGGCCCTTCTCCTGGACGAACGCGACACAGAGGAACGCTTCCTCCGCATCGTTCAGCGTCGCCCGGACTGCATGCAGCAGCGACCGGTCGCTCGTGGTCACCGTCTCGACGTTCATGGTCGCGAGTTCGGAGCCGCGGTCACGCGGCCCCCTGCTCGAACACGTTGTCGTTGTGCCAGCGGAGCAGTTCCGCATCCGGCCGATCGGCCACACGAGGCGGCAGCTTGATGGTGCGCCCCTCCATCGAGTAGTACGCCTTGCCGTTCTCCCACTCCTCTGCGAGTCGGCGGCTCACCACGAACCGATGGTCCGGCGTCACGGTCACGTAGCCGGTGTCGAACAGCCGGTGGATATCCGCGCGAAGCAGCAGGCCGTTGGCGACGTCGTGCGACCCGTCGGCCCCATACGGCCGGATGTGGGCAGCCTCGAGGACGGGGAGCGAGTGCTCGCCGCTCACGGCGCAGGCGCCGCCGTAGGCACCGGTCACAGCCACCCGGAACGTTCCCTGGCCGAGACGTGGCCGAACCAGCTGCGGCTGGCCGAAACGTTCAGCTACCGGCTCGCTCGCGTTCACGACCGCCGCGACCGGAGCCATCCGGGCGGCTCGCTCGCGGCAGGCCTCCCAGATGCGGCGGCCCTCGCCCTGCTGGAGATCGTATCCGGAACCTGAAACGATGTTTGGCCGCCAGTCGCGAGGCTGTTCGACCCAGTCCCCGTCGGCGAAGAACCACGGGGTCGCGACCATGATGCAGCCGATCCGATGCGCCGGGCCGCCGGTACCGCGGGCGTAGCGGCCGACCCTCGTCGCCATCGCGTCGAACGTCACTGCCCCGTTCTTCTCACCGAAGGCATCCCAGGCGAGGCGCGGAGTCGCCGCCTCGTACCGGGCGAAGATGCCGAAGCCGCCGATGGCGTTGTGCGGTGCCTTCAGCTTGAAGAAGAACGGCGTCCCGGGTGGCGCATTGAACCCGTGGGCAGAGGGCTGCCAGAAGTTCACCTCCTCCAGCGGCTGACGCGCGCGAAGGAACGTGAACCAGTCATGGTCAGTGGTGGCGATGTAACCGCGCACGCCCTCAGACTACAGCGTGGCGCTGGCTCGAGTCCGCCTTCCCGCGCCACTGCCGTACCATGCGTGAGGTACACGGTTCGTTCTGGGACGGTTGGAGCAGGGGCGCCGACAGTCGTCCGCGTTCCCGAGCCATGTGGCTTGACGAGTGCGTCCTCGAAATCTCCTTCGGTATCTCGTACGCTCAGGCGAAGCGAAGTCGGAGGGGGGGCGGCAGATGGGGAAGTATGGGAATGCGGCGTTGCGCGCGACTGAGCTGGTCTCTAACCGTACGTGTAGAGCTCCATCGGACGCTTGGAGCATCGCCATCAAGGAGCTCTTTCCGAGCAGCCCGAGCTCTCAGAAGAAGGCATGCCCTAAAGGCGCGTATCTCGGGTTGTGCGAGGAAGGGCTCATCCTCGGGGTACCGCGTGGCAGTTACACGCGCAGCGACGATAACAAGCGGTACGCCGTTGATGCCGTCCAACTCCTGCGACGAGAGCCCGACCTTGCTGATGCTTCGGCGCGCGACAGCGGCGCCACGAATCTCTGGCTGCTCGTCATGCGCGGCAAAAGGAAGACCCCGAACCACCAGATGGATGTCGTGCTGTCCCTGTGGAACCACGGCCTGATCGCGGGCAGCCGTACGCCTCGTTGACCACCAGCTGAACGCCCGTTAGACGCGACTTCGCCTTTCTCACGTGTCATCTGCGTGCGAAGTGCTCCCGGCATGGCGACCTCGCCGCGTACTACTCGAGCGCGACGCGTGGCGCTTCGAGCTACGTAAGCAGGGGCACGCCCCGTCCTAATGGCTCGTATCAGCTCATTTTGCATACGAGCGCCACTGTGCGCGCTGAGAGGCCCCGTCGCGGGAGCGTGGCGGCGCGACCGCACCCGACGAACGCTGCGGGTCTTGCGGTGTTCGCGCCGCCTTTCGACAAGCGCCTCTTCGCACCGGTGTCGATGACGCCTTCAGGCCGGACCTTCCTTCGTGCCCCGTGTGCCCCGGAACGACCGAACGCATTCGCGGCCGCCACTGCCTACCCCGCCCGCAGCGTCGCGTACGCCTCGAAGAACGCCGGCGGGATCGGCGCCTCCAGCTCCCAGGTGATGCTCATGGGTCGGCTCCCCTGGTGCGAGCGGTAGCGGACGGGACCCAGGAACGTGAACTGGTCGTCCACGGTAGGCCGCGCGAACAGGTAGAACCGCCAGCCCTGCCGGTGCCCGTCGATGTAGGCCTGTCCGGTGGGCGAGCTCTCGCTCGTCGTGCTCTGCGATTGCCAGTGAAACAGGGTGGGCGAGATGGCGTAGTCCTCGTACGAGGTCGTGGGCGAGAACCGACCGCTCGTGGACTTGTCGATGGTGACGAAGAAGAGCTGCACCTTCTGGTCCGTCATCCGGTGCACGCCCTCCATGGAGAAGACGCGCTTCTCGACGGTGGACTTCCCGACGGCGGCGAAGACCTCCTCGCGTGCGTAGGTGCGGTGAACGGCGAGCGGCCAGTCTGGCGGGACGTCCGCCACGCGGGACCCGACGGCAACCCGCTCGTCGAGCACGTCGCAGAGCTCAGCGAGCTCCTCGCGAAGCGGTGCGCTCGAGAGCAGCGGCGCGAGCAGCGCCTCGATCGACGACGCCGCGCCGTTGAAGAGGCGGATCGCGAGCATCAGGAGGCGCCGGCGGGTCCGCTCATCGTCGGCGTCTAGCCGCGCCGTCGGCTCGACCGCGAGCCGCCGGTAGAGCCGCAGCCGCTCGGGCTCGTCGATGTGCGCGAGGTTTCCCATCCGCCTGGACGTGCGCTCCTCCTCTTCGGACCCCTCCGCCGGCAAGAGCCCGGCGGCGCGGCGCAGGGTCGTCCAGCCTCGGACGCTGCTCGAGTAGACGTCGTCCAGCTCGCGGCCGGTCGCATCCAGGAACTCGGCGAGCGTGATCCGGGGCCGCTCCCGCGCGAGCGCCTTCAGCTCCTGCGCGAGCCGAGCCTGGCCGCCGCGGATGGCTTGCCTCAGGTTGTCGAGCACGATGTCGCGTGCGACGCGCTCGAGCTGGAGATGACATCCGGAGGGCAAGGTCGGGAACCCGCCCTGGACCGCGCGCTGGAGGTGGCCGCGCGGGATCCCGGTCATGGCGGTGAGCTTGCGATCGAACCGATACTCCGCCCGCTGCTGGCCGATGAAGTCGAGGACGAGCGCCTGCGTCTTCCCGGGATGCAGCCGCAGCCCGCGCCCGAGCTGCTGCAGGAACAGGGTCGCGCTCTCGGTGGGCCGGAGCAGGAGCAGCGTGTCGACGAACGGCAGGTCGACGCCCTCGTTGTAGAGGTCGCAGGTGAACAGGAACGCGACCTCGCCGCGCTCGAGCTTGCGCGGAGCCTCGTCGCGCTCATCGGCGTCGGTCGCGCCGTGGATGACGAGCGACGGGATGCCGGCCTCGGTGAACTTCCGCGCCATGAACTCCGCGTGCGCGACCGAGACACAGAAGCCGAGGCCTCGCGCGGTCTCGGGGTGGCCGTGGAGCTCCCTCAGCTTCGAGAGCACCAGGCGCGCCCGCTCGTCGTTGCCGGTGTAGACCTTGTCGAGGCCGCCGAGGTCGTACCCGCCTCGCCGCCACTCCACCCCCTCCAGCGAGACGCCGTCGGCGACGCCGTAGTACTCGAACGGCGCGAGCAGCTGCTTCTCGAGCGCGTGCCACAGCCGGATGTCCGCGGCGACGTGGTGATCGAACCAGCCGAGGACGTCGAGCCCGTCGGCGCGCTCGGGGGTCGCGGTGAGTCCGAGCAGGATCTTCGGCGCCACCGCCTCGAGCAGCCGCCCATACGTCTTCGCGGCGGCGTGGTGGAACTCGTCCACGATGACCGTGTGCCAGTAGTCGCGGCCGAGCGCCGCGGGGAGGTCCTTGCGGTCGAGGCTCTGGATGGTGGCGAAGAGGTGCTCGTACGACCCCGGCGTCGAACCGCCCTTGAGGAGCTCGCCGAAGCTGTGGTCGCGCAGGACGTTGCGGAAGGCGTGCAGCGCCTGCTCGAGGATCTCCTCGCGGTGCGCGACGAACAGGAGGCGCGGCCGGACGCCGTCCTTCACCTGGGCCGCGTAGTCGAACGCGGCGATCATGGTCTTGCCGGTCCCGGTCGCGGCGACGACCAGGTTCTTCCAGCGCCCGTGCTCCTCGCGCTCGACCCGGAGCTTCTCCAGGATGGCCCGCTGGTACTCGTACGGACGCAGGTCGAAGAAGAATGGCGTCGCGGCCCCGCGCTCCCCTCGCTCCGACGACAGCGCCGCCTGCAGCCTGCGCACCGCGTCCGGCTGGTCGGGGTGGTACGGCTCGAACTCGCCATCCTCCCACAGCGAGGCGAACGCACCCCGGAACTTCTCGACGATGGCGCGGGACTCGACCTCGCTCGCCTTCAGGTTCCACTCGATGCCGTCGGACAGCGCCGCGGACGAGACGTTCGCCGAGCCGACGTACACCGAGCTGAACCCGGTCGCTCGATGGAACTGCCACGCCTTCGCGTGCAGCCGGGTCCGGCGCGCGTCGAACGAGACGCGGACCTCGGCGCCGGGGAGGCGCGCGATCGCGTCCAGCGCCTCCCGGTCGGTCGCGCCCATGTACGTGGTGGTGAGGACCCTCAGCTTCTTCCCGGCCCGCGCGAACGCCTCGAACGCGCTCCGGAGCCGCCGCCAGCCGTGCCACTTGATGAACGACACCAGCATGTCGACCGCGTCGGCGCTCTCGATCTCGGCGGCGAGCTCCGCGCCGAGGCGGGGCTCGTTCCGGGCGTGGGTGAGGAGCGTCGAGACGCCGAGGGGAACGGTGGGCCGCGCGGGCGGCGCTGGCGGCGGGTGGATGGCGAGGAGCAGCTCGGGAGGCACCACGAGCGACGTCCCCTCGAGCGCCTCCGAGTCCACCTTCGTCCTGAGGACGCCCAGCAGCTCGTTCACGAGCTCGGCCTGGCTCGCCGGACCGCCGTCCTTCGGGAGCGCCCGCAGCGTCCGCTCGAGCTCGGCCGCGAAGTATCGCGCGAGGCGCTCGTGCGCGGCGGCGGCGTCCAGCGGCTGGCGCACGGAGCGCTCGGAGGCGGCGAGGCCCGCGAGCGCGTCCGTCGTGGAGGTGCTGAGGAGGAGGTCGTAGACGCCGGCGGGGAGGCGCTTCGTCATCGACCGGCGAGGCTAGCACGAACCGTGCGGGGTGGACTCTGGTCCCGCACCTTCACCATCGAGGATCCTGCACGTATCCTGTTCAGCCCCGCGAAGCGTGATTAGAAGAGCAACGCATGACTCGCGACGGTCAGCGCCAGGCATTCTTTCACGGTACCCGCGACCCGCTCCAGACTGGGCAACTCATCCACCCCCGCCGCTCCTTCGATCGCGGTCCTGACGCCAAACCGCAGGCCCTCGTTCTCCTCAGCCGCGCTCTCGACGACGCCATCTGGGCGGCGGAGCTGGCCGCGGGCGATGGGCCCGGGAGAGTCTATGTCGTCGAGCCGACCGGTCCGGTGGAGTTAGCAGTTCCGTCCATGGGCCCGGGCGGTCCCGGGCATCCATGGATGTCGTGCTGCTCCCGTGAGCCGTTGCGGGTGGTCGGCGAGGTCACCGGGTGGCCGCTCTATCACGGCACGCGCGCCGACCTGCGCCGCGGGGATCTGATCGAACCGGGGCGCCTCGCCAACTTCGGAGCGGCGCCGAGAACGGCGAACCACGTCTACTTCACCCGCACGCTGGACGCGGCCACCTGGGGCGCGGAGCTGGCCGCCGGCGAGGGACGCGGCCGGATCTATCTCGTCGAACCGACCGGGCCCTTCGAGGACGACCCGAACCTGACCAACAAGAAGTTCAGGGGCAATCCGACCAAGTCCTTCCGCTCGCGCAGCCCGCTGCGCGTGACGGGCGAGCTGACGACGTGGCAAGGGCACACGCCGGAGGCCGTCCAGGCCAGGAAGGATGGGCTGGCGCGGCTCCAGCAACTCGGGGACGTCGTGATCGACGATTAGAAGACGGCGCGCCGCCGACTGGCGGCTCCCAGCCGGCGCCGGCGCATCGCCGTAGCGGGCGGAGTTGCGATGCCGTCGTGGCGACCGCACCCGGTCGTCAACCCCGCGCACCTCGCGCCGCGTAGGCGCTCGCGACCGTGCGCCGCCGGAACAGGGCGTTGAAGACGAGCGACGGGATGCAGAAGTGCGTGACGCTCAGGATCCCGGCGACCGCGGTCAGCATCGCGCCGAGTACGTACCCGAGCGCCATCGCGCCCTCGCGGAACGCGAGCCCGGTCCCGAGGAGCCAGACCGCCGCCAGCCCGCACGCGAACCGGCGCTGGATCGCGTGGTGCGGCAGCGGTCGGGTGCGGGTGAGGCGCCGGACGAGGTGATTGTAGAGGAGATCGAACGGGTGGAACGGGAGCGCGGCGCCGAGCGCCGCGATCACGGCGAGCGTCCAGAGCACGGCGGGGGACGCCAGGAGCGTCCCGGTCGCCATGACGAGGGTGCAGAGCACGGGCGACCATCTCATCCAGGGCCCGATCTCGGTGAGCGCGGCGTCGTCGAGGCCGAGGAAGCCCTGAGCCTCGAGCCGGCGGCGTGTGACGGACAGTGGCTGCATGGCCTGCCTCCTTCTTGCGACATCGGGCCGCCCCGCGGGCCCCTCCGGGCGGGCGGGGCGCCGCGAGCGACCGGAGACCCTGGCTCAGTGGACCGAGGGCGGTGGGCTGGCGAACAGGTAGGGGCGCGCGTCCACCCACTGCCACCCGCTCCCGCTCCGCTGCGCGAGCATGACGACGTGCAGCTTCAGCGTGCCCCTGGATCCGCTCGGCAGCCTGGCGTTCTGGAGCTCGTGGTCGAGATCCAGCAACGCGAGGTCGCCCCCGAGGCGCCGCACCGACTGGATCGAGAACCGCGAGGTCGTGCCCTGGAGCACGCTCTCGCAGTCGTGGCGGTACGTCGTCTCGACCCCGGACCGGCCGCGCCCGATCTCGCCCATCGGCGAGATCAGCGTCCCGTTCTCGACCCAGCAGGCGGCGACCTGCTTCGCGTCGAACCGGTTGAACGCTTCGTTGAACTTGCGGAGTGAGGTCTCGAGCGACGGCTCCGCGCTGGTGTCCGGCGTCCCCACTGCTTGCGTCGATTCCATGGATCGCCTCCGTGAACGGCGCCGACACGCTGGCGCCGCCCTCCCCGTGATCGAGGGCGGGGGGCAGCGCAATGCCGGCCCGGGTCGCCAGCGTGGGGCTCAAGCGGCGGTTGACCTCCGACCAGCGTCCCGCCTTCGCGGACGGCGTCCGGCGGGCGATCGCCTGGCGCCTCGGCAGCGAACGCGCCCAGCGTCCGCCGCGCACGCCCTCGAACCCCCGCAGGCCGCGCGGGCGCCGGCGAGCCCACGGGATGTCACGACCCACTGCCCTCCAGCGCCACGGGTGCGACCCCGGCGTGCGCCGGCCCCTCCGCCACGTCGCCGCGTCGCGCTCGCTCGGCGGCGCCCTCGCGCCGGAGCTGGGCGGCCCGGCCGCGGCGCGCGACGAGGAAGTAGAGGACCGGGACGGCGAGCCGCGAGAGCAGCGTCGCCGCCACCTCGCCGGCCATGAGGCTGACGGCGAGGCCCTGGAAGATGGGGTCGGCGAGCATCACGGCGCTCCCGACGAGCACGGCGGCGGCGGTGAGGAGCATGGGCCGGAACCGCACCACGCCGGCCTCCTCGACGGCGGCGGCGAGCGGCATGCCCTCGCGCAGCTTCAGCTCGATGAAGTCCACGAGGATGATGCTGTTGCGCACGATGATGCCGGCGCCGGCGATGAAGCCGATCATGCTGGTCGCGGTGAAGAACGCGCCGAGCCCGAGGTGCGCGGGCAGGATGCCGATGAGCGAGAGCGGGATGGGGACGAGGATCACCCAGGGCACGGCGAGGCTCTGGAACCAGCCGACCACCAGGAAGTAGATCACCACGAGCACGACCGCGAAGGCGATGCCGAGATCGCGGAACACCTCCAGCGTGATGTGCCACTCGCCGTCCCACTTGATGACTGGCCGCTCGGTCGAGTCGGGGTGGGCGAAGCCGAGGCGCGGCACGACCTCGCCGCCGTTGCCGCGGAGCGCGTCGAGCCTGCGGTTCAGCTGGGCGAGCGCGTAGACGGGGCTCTCGATCTCGCCGGCGAGATCGCCGAACACGTAGGCGACGGGCATGAGGTTCTCGTGGAAGACGGGCGGGTCCACCCTCCCCTCCTCCGCGCGGACCAGCTCCGAGAGCGGCACGGGGCCGCCGCGCCCGGGCACGGTGAGCTGGAGCAGGTCGTCCACGCGCGCGCGCTGCGCGGGCGCGAGCTGGAGCACCACCGGCACCTGCGCGGCGCCGCGCTCGACGTGGAAGCTCCCGAGCGACGCACCGGCGCCGGCGGCGGCGAGCGTCTGGATCACGGCGGCGGGCGCGACGCCGTGGAGCGCGGCCTTCTCGGCGTCGAGGCGCAGCGTCAGCCGCGGCGACGTCGGCGCGAGCGACGAGTCCACGTCCACCACGCCGCGGGTCGCGCGGAACGCGGCGAGCACCTCGCCGGCGAGCCGGTCGCGCTCCGCCGCGGACGGGCCGTACACCTCGGCGACGAGCGTGTCGAGCACGGGCGGGCCGGGCGGGATCTCCACGATCTTGAGCCGGCC from Anaeromyxobacter dehalogenans 2CP-C includes:
- a CDS encoding YybH family protein; protein product: MESTQAVGTPDTSAEPSLETSLRKFNEAFNRFDAKQVAACWVENGTLISPMGEIGRGRSGVETTYRHDCESVLQGTTSRFSIQSVRRLGGDLALLDLDHELQNARLPSGSRGTLKLHVVMLAQRSGSGWQWVDARPYLFASPPPSVH